The Desulfovermiculus halophilus DSM 18834 DNA segment ACCTTCCTTCATGTGCTGGATATAGCCGTCGCTGACCCCGTTGGCTTTGAGCTCCTGTTCCCTGGCCGTGGTCTCTTCCAAGACCTTGGCGTAGTGGTTGACCAGCTGCTGGGGCTGGTTTTCGTAGCCGAGGACCTCCAGACCAACCTCTTCTGCGGTTTGGCAGTAGAAGCTGGGAGTTGCCAGGGATTCCAGGAAGATGCGCTTCAGGATGGGGTCCAGAAACTGCTGGTAGCAGTCCTCGGTCTGCATGGGGTCGGTGAAGATCATCTCCCCTCCGGGTTTTAGAACCCGGCCGGCCTCGGACAGGACCTGCCTGCGGTCCCCGCTGTGCAGGATGGCATCCTGAGACCAGATTAGATCAAAGGAGGCATCCGGCTTGGGGATGGATTCAAAGTTGCCGTCGATGACTTCAATCAGGTCGTCG contains these protein-coding regions:
- a CDS encoding methyltransferase domain-containing protein yields the protein MSDTSKAVETAREYYNSHDADIFYATIWGGEDLHIGTYRLPEDSIFDASRRTVQKMAALASYLNDKSTILDLGAGIGGSVRYLSKTYGCRSVALNLSEVENERHRKMNAEQGVDDLIEVIDGNFESIPKPDASFDLIWSQDAILHSGDRRQVLSEAGRVLKPGGEMIFTDPMQTEDCYQQFLDPILKRIFLESLATPSFYCQTAEEVGLEVLGYENQPQQLVNHYAKVLEETTAREQELKANGVSDGYIQHMKEGLKNWVLGGTYAHLTWGIFHFRKK